gttttgttctttatttacgtttccaaatgcatattaaataattgGTTAGGATAACAAAGTTACATTCTATAAAGCATATAAAAGCACTGGATACATCTATACACTGTTGAAAACGTCAGAACACAAAATCATATTTCTATGATTTCCCCTGACCAACAAAAGTGCCCTTGAGAACAATAAATCTCCCTCTATAAAATATACATGTTCTCTTTTGGTGATTATACAAAAGAGGCATTCATTTGACATTTAACTGAACGGTTCCTTTATTcctttttattctctcttttcaTGTTAAATGGTACATTGTGGCATccaaaatagtattaaaatgcatttgcgTCAAACAGgttaacattacataaaaaggCAGCACCTTCTAAGATCAGCCTCTGTCATAAAGCGTTCCTCAGCGagaaagttaatatatatatattctctcctAAATAAAGCAACTGTTGTTCAATTCAGtagtttattttatcttttaggAAATCTAGAAGTACAAGCCTGTTTAGGGAACACTCACATGGAAGGGACTTCCTGGTACAGTTTCATCCCCCCATTTGACAATAACAACATAGTTTCCTTTCTCCATCACGGTGTAGGTTACATTGTAAAGCTTGTTTCCCATGTGTTTAACAGCCACATCTTCACACGGAGTTCTGGGACCATGGACGCCAACCATTAGCATGTTTGTTCctttaagaggaaaaaaaaaatatcctgtatAACTGGATTTTGTTGGTGCTAAACCATTAtcggctttatttttgttttattttacctgCTTTACTACAGTCAACGGAAAAAGTGTTCTTCTGACCCACAAAGGCTTTGGAGAGGCCGGCACCGTGACAGACAACCTTACTGGCATCTGAAGTTGACTTGGAGCTGGACAGAGAGCTGAAAGCTCCTGCCATCTTTGAGGTTTTGGTAACCGTCTCCACAATGACTGATGAAGTTTCATGTAGACTGTGGCCTCCAGACAGACGCATACCTGCAGCAAAAGACAGACGTGTTAACATCCACAGCAACTGCACAAATATTatatacctgaaaaaaaaaaatacactggaaGTCTGAAGATTTATTTAAGGCAAAATTGCTCCTGGTACAATTTACAGCATTTGGGGTATAACATTGattaccagcaaaaaaaaaaaaaatcaggggacATTGAAGAAAGAAGTTTAATCATCCTACCTGTAACCTTTGCTTTGAAAGGACTGCCAACAATATGCTGTGGCCCACCATATTTGATGCATATAAGGTAGTTTCCTGGCGCCATAGGTGTATAAGAGACTTTGTAACCTTCTAGACACTCAGTGCAGTCCATTTTGACCTTTGAGGGACCGTCAATAGTAACAGATAAGGCACCTGAACCAGCCTTGCATGTGTTTACGACAAACTCAGAGGGGACCCCTACAGAATGGTAAGAACACAAGATTACAGTTAGATCAGCTAGTAATGTAGAACTGACTGAGCAAGAAAACCTACAGCAACTTTATACTAATTCCTGGACCAGTACCTGTGCGTCCACCTTCAAGTCCTGGACCGAAGGCAGTCACCATTCCTGGATCTCCAACGCTCTCTGCTTCTCCGACACGTACTTTGAATGGACTTCCTGGTATGTGGCTACCATTGAACTTCACATCAATGGAATGAACACCATTCTCACGTGGAATGAAGCAAATTACATTCTTGTCTATTAAAAGGATGGAATCATGTTAGAACAATTAAGGGATGCCTATTCAATGGAAGTTATATTTGACATATTTGAATGCATGACAGCAGCGTtcttaaaacaaaacatcaacagGTCTACAACTTACCGCTATCCTGTTCAGTCACGTAACACTCCGCTATTACACCAGAGGGGGCGTGAACTTTTGCATCTATGACACCTCTCGCCCCATTCCTCTGAACCGCAAATGAGGCCTCCTGATTAATCTTCAAATCCTTCTCCTGCACATAAAAAGAGGAATGAAAGTTTGATTTCCCACTCAAACGCATACCAATGCATTCATGCACAGACAGAGAGGTGGATAAATAGACAGAACACTTAATCCCTGCTCAACAAAGTAATAGCATGGCCCTGGATAGACATGGAGTCCAATTACAGCTCATGGACAAAGATAACTCAGTCATGACTCAAAGAGCAAAAAGAGTTGTTCTGGCAAGCTTGTATTTTACTGTTGCTGTAGTTACTACCATCATTTGTTATATGTGActttggaccacaaaaccagtcataaggttcagtttattgaaattgagatttaaataatctttccattgatgtatggtttgttaggataggacaatatttggctgagatgcaactatttcaaaatctagaatctgagagtgccaaaaaatcaaaatattgagaaaattgcctttaaagttgtgaTATGTTATTTAACTTTACCATATGATCTAAGCATTCCTGTTTGTTCTGTAAGGCATAGAGTGGTTGTGCCTAGCTGTGGAGCTTATACCTGAAGACTTGTAACAGTAAGTCGACGTGCATCATCAGACAATGTAGCAACAGGAACAATGAAGGGGCTGTCTGGGATATGCTCATTATTGAACTTGATGGAAACTTCATAGTCACCTGAGAGAAGAAATGGAGAACGGGAATGCAATGATTTCAACTGGATTGGCAAAATAAGTATAACTCAAATCATAGCAAGTTCTGTTGTAAACCTCACCTGGCTCCTGCACAATGTAAATAACACCACAGGATCCGTCTTTTCTGTCTTCAAATGAGATTTCAGCCTTACTTGGACCCTCTATAGCAATGGACAGACCGCCTGCTCCAGCCTCTCTTGTCCAAATGCTGAATTCAGCTATCAGAGAGTAATAAAAAGAGAGATGCAGAAAATCTATGACAGTATTTATCATTACAAAAAatcagatgaaaacaaaatgtgtttaaaacataCCAGGAACTTTTGCGACAGCTCTTTCTAGGCCTGTGCCTCCAGCCCGGACCTTGTGAGAGCCTCCTTCCCCAAGGGGCCCAACCGTGAACTGGAAGGGGCTTCCAGGGACATGCTCACCCCTGTATTTGACGTTGACCGTGTGAGAACCCATTTCAGCAGGTACGAAGCGGACTCTGTAAGTACTGTTCCCGCTATCAACAATCTCTGCATCGGCTACATTTCCACCAGGGCTGGTCACCTGGGCTGTCATTCCCTGAATCTCTGTGTCAGCTGAAAATGGGAAAACCAATGAAGGTAACCAATAAAACAAAAGCTAGGGGTGTTTTAGGGAGGGAAGGAGCTTAATAATGGTTTATCCTTACCCTCTTGCCTTAATGCGCCAAAGCTACCCAGTCGTTCTCTTCCCAGAAAAGACTCAAAAACATCTCTGAAAGGATCACCACCAAGCTGTGTACTCTCTTCTACGTGTACCTCCCGCTTAGTCTCACCTCCGTGGGTCTTGCTGATCTCTGTGCGTTCTGTACGTGTGTAAGTGTGACTGCTGCGTGTGAAGGTACGAGTTAAGCGCTCCTGTGCTGACAACATCTGAAACCAGTTTCCTGTGTAGAAATGCATCGCAGAGATTTTCAGAAACTTTAGTTGTTTAAAAAGTCTTCAGACACCCCAGCTAACTCTGTAACAGtttattgtattacatttaaatccatttaaaaaccAAATTGTATATACTAACAATTGCTTTTACCTGGGATTTTGAGGTTTAGGTCACACGCACTGCCTACTGAGGCTACAGAGGCAGCttgtcgttttctcgttatactCTCCTTCATCCTTCCTTCTCCTGTTACCTTCACTGTAAAAGGGCTTCCTACAGAGTGGGatgtgaaaacaaaatgttataaatctcTACCATTGTTGACAGCCAGTCTACATGAGCATATCGTTCTAAAGAAACACTGAAAAGTAACCTGGTATGTGTTTGTCTGTGAACTTGATGTTGATGATGTAGTTGCCCGGTTCAGTGGGGCAATATGTCACTTTACATGTTCCATCTTCCATATCCTCACAATTGATATCCACTTTACTTGGACCCTCAATTGACAATCCAAGTCCTCCATATCCTTTAAAACCAAGATGGtgtgaaaatcattttaattagggGTATTGCATTAGGTTTAAATTTGAAATCAGTGTTGGCGGTAATGCATAACAAGTAACGCAAGTtgtgtaatcagattactttttttaagtaactagtagcgcattatttttttaatttacatgaaaatatctttatgtatttaatcccattttattaatcaatgtctttgctgctgaccttcgatgatccagttcaaccatacaaataagcaaaaatgactttagataaacagtGCTGAACTTTATTATTTTGCAtcctattcttcatgcaatccagaatggcaggacagctgaaaggtttgtttggttgcgccctctactgtacagatgtgaatttacattttctgatGCTTAGGCTTATTCTTTTCTCCTTTGGTGTGAAACgacttttacatttgccaaaatagaactttgttttatattaaaaacaaacaagcaacccCAGCCCATATgaggaaaaagtaaaataattaggtactttatgttttaaaagtttaagtaaaacgcattacttttaaaagtaacttccccAACACTGTTTGAAATCATGCGTAAACAACTGTAAGTGCAAAAGAACTGCAACAACATACCAGCATTTCTAGTGTCCACAAAGAACTCGGCCACTTCAAAGGTATGTGCTTCAACGAGACCTTTACCAAAAGCCTTGACCCTGCTGGCCTCCCCAATTTCAGATGGGCCTACCATAATCTTAAACGGGCTGTTGTTCACGTGTTTCCCACTCTTCCTCACACTGACCTCATGCTCCCCCACTTCCTTCGGGGTGAACGAGAGACCTGTGAGGCAAGGAGAGCAGAGATTATTCAATGCAAATGTAGTATATTCAGAAAGCATTTTATAGCCTTTTATGTGCTTACCAATGTGCAGGTTGGGCAGTCTCTTCAGCAGGCACGGTTCCTCCTTTCCTGATGGAGCTTTAATGCTAGCTGTCAGATAGCTCAGGTCTGTTTCTGTGATCTTCAGTGAGACATCTGCTGCCGTGCCAACGTTCATCTGAGATCTTCGGAGTGAATCGTCACCTACATGGACATGACAGATTAACAGAGAGGATGGTAAGTCACCATTCGCAAGAGTTTAGCTATTTTTGCCAGGtcaaatttttaaaaactcaaGTGCTTATCATACCAGTGATCTTTGCTGTGAAGGGGCTGCCAGGGATATGACTGTTATCAAACTTGACGATGATGTTGTAATCGCCAGGTGAAGTGGGCAGGTAGGACACAGTGCAGGTGCCATCTTTATTGTCCTTACAACTGATTTCTGCTTTAGATGGACCCTCTACAGCAAGGGACAAACCACCTGTGAAGAGcaaataaaattgattaattgttacctttttttattattattatttatttattattattgtatttttttatatataaaactttttacatttgctTTGATGCAACGCAAAACCTTTACGTACCTTGTCCAGCATTCTTGGTAACAACAGTAAAAGTGGCTGGTTTATTGACTGTCCCATGGCACAGACCAGGTCCATAGGCTGTGACCATTCCACTGTTCATTACATCTACATAGAACTGCATAGGACTTCCTGTGAACATAATTGCATTCAAGTCATGATTCTGTAACAAGCTTGGTCCAATGTAtcattccatggatgttaaatgaaaattacagTGGTCTTAATATGTCAATTTGATCGGTTAAGCCACATAAAAGTATTTCATGTTATCAAATTAGCTATTAACAAGTGAAACTCTCTGCAAGTATTGCGTGTTTGCAGATGGCAAGTAATTTAATATTaccaaataaaaattctgtcatgacaactctcctAGGCATAGGCATGGTAATGcgcatggcaatgttaatgtgtttggtcctGGCGGAACAGATCTGCTATGCAGCTGCAGAGctagtaccgagacttgctacagccaacacatccacaacatgctgctgtgagcatgtaagaaatactgatGCTGCACATATATCAtaaaataacccccatatagcatacatgaataccccatagcagatctatacaggtggagctggggaggtggaaGGTTTCTGAAGCgcactgcaactgctacagcaagcactagccaagtatttcaATGTTGAGCAGCGacctcattggctgctgatacaaaaagactgtgccatctagagtttcataccagaactttgtatttatatattttaactacgGCTTATGTGTCCAAACTCTTTTGGGCCATTTCACACATAATGCCAAAATGGAGTCCAACCTGGGATGTTGTTGCCATCATACTTTATATCCATTTCATGCAGGCCTCTCTCTGTAGGCTGAAACTGCACTGTGACTGTTCCATCTTTGTTGTCCCTGATGAAAGGACGAGCCTTCTTACCAGAGGGCATACGCACTTCCcctgcaaacaaaataaatgtggtATACTTcagaaaacagtatatatatgacTAATAACATTTCTGCTCTAAATGAATATGATTAAAGATGTTACCTCTGAGCTCTCCTTGCTGGACAGTGAATGGGATAACTAAGTTCAGCGGCTGAAACATGGGCTTTGTGGCATCTTTTGGTACAATAGGCTGATCTGTAGCCTGAGATAACATAAGAAAGATAATCAACAAACCACAATGTTTCAAACAGTTTGCTGTTGTCTTTCCACCACTTCAACAACCATCTCATTCAAATCCCTTTCCCGTTGTAATGTCCCTGGTATCAGTATCAGTAGCTCTATCTATCATGGCGTTATCATGGCAGTGATACACAGTCCAACACACCTGTTCAGTAATATCACTCACCATGACTTGAAAAGGGCTTTTAGGAATGTGTTGCCCTCCAAAGCGGATTGTGATGACATATTTTCCTGGCTCGGGTGCAGTATAATATATGTCGAAGGTGCCATCTGGATTTTCTGTAACATCCATATCCAGCTCCATGCCATTAGGGGTCAGAACCGTACATGTCACCTTCCCTTTTCCAGCAGCTTTGGCATCCACAGTGATGAACGTCTCTTCTGCAATCTTAATATTGGGCCCAAGGCTTTCtgctcaaataaaaatattgttaaaaccAAAGAATTAAACCTTGGAAACGTATTACTTGGTGTAATGGTAGAACATTTATAATGGCAGAAAATATTCCACCATAATAcaataattgattaaattatcttaaattaatTTCTTGATTTCTTACCAACACCTTGTCCTCCAAtagacactgaaaataaaaagcaagcaaacaaattTTTGTAAAACCAGAGTTGCAAAAAGAAACCACGAAACTTTGAAAGCACCAAACTGGAAACAATACCTGTGAGCAGGCACTTGCTGGCATCGCCAGTGGGAAAGGCTTGGACATTGTAAGGTGAGTATGGGATGTTATCTCCACCGTACTTAATGGTTATGGTGTAGCGGCCAGTCATGTCTGGCACATAAGATACAGTGTAAGTTCCATCTCTGTTGTCTTGAATGCTGGCTTTTTTTGGCTTTCCCTCTGGAtcctaaatgtttaaatgtgaaacaacatttaaatgtgCCACTTTGGTAATGTATGCCTTGTTTTGAGGTTTTCCATATAAGAAGAGAGGCTTACAAGGATTTGAACAGTCAGAAGGCCTTTTCCTGCATCACGAGCATCAATGGTAAACTCCACTGGAAGACTGGCAGCCACTCCTTTAGTGTCCAGACCGGGTCCGCTAGCACGCACCTTACTGGCATCATGTGTGGGGGCTGAATTGACTTTGAATGGACTGTTAACAACCACAAAGTGAAAGAAACATGAaatgattttgttattattactgtCATGAGTAGACAATCAAATACAGTCCATGCATGACTTATGATCTTACCTGTTAGGTACCTCTTGGTTGGCGTATTTGACGGACACAGTGTGTGGCCCCTCCTGTGCAGGGGTGTAGTTGACAGTATATGTTCCATCCCGGTTGTTTTTAACAACTACAGGCTCCAGAGTTCCTGTAAGACGAACATGTTCAAGATTTCAAAGGGAAAGATCATTGTTCAGGGGTAAGTATTGAGCATAGAGTTTTCTACAGTAAATCTCCAGTACAGTTTATTTAGTGTGTTAGGCTCAGAGTATATTCATAGTGGACTGGAGGGGTTTATGCTATGTACCTTTTGGTCCGTACAACTGCACCTCTAGAGGAGCCACTCCTGCTTTGCTGCTGTCCACAGTGAAGGTTTGTGGAACATGTGCGGTAACTCTGTTGGCGAGTCCAGGACCTGAGCACTTCACCTTACTGACATCCACCACATCCTTAACCTGCACCCGGAATGGACTGCCTGAGAACAGCAGAAGAACACAGTtctaatacaatacaaaaaaagcagcTATAGAACTACAGTTACTAACTAACTGTACAATATAATATTCTATAGGTAATTGATGTATTTATAggtatttagatatttagatattttacctGGAATAGGCTGGCCtccataattaatattaatatcatagtCTCCAGCAGTGAAAGGCATGTATTCAACACTGCAGCTACCATCTTTGTTGTCCTTACAGAACATTTTGGCTTCTGATGCTCCTTCAATGGTCAAGCCCAAACCACCCATCCCAGCGCCCTTAAAATCATAAGCATGGATGTACCATGAGACATAAATACCTCAAATATGATCCAATCTTTAAAGCAAATATCATTTTCTCTTCAGGCACCAATGATTATATATGCTTACAGTATAGACCCCATACCTTGTCTCCACTGTGAAGCAGTTGGGTTTGTTAACTAGCCCACCTTCCAGGCCTGGACCATAGGCTCGAACACGTGTTGGGTCACAACCTTCCACAACTGACACCTTAAAGGGGCTCTTGGGAACAGCAACACCATCATAAAAGACCTCGATCAGGTGCAAACCTACAAAAAGCAAAGAATTGCTTTACTTTGAAGAATTCTGGTTTATGTCTACTTCTTAGGATACTGCTGTGGTAAACATGTTTTTCTATAGTTATACTATAGTTAATATTCAGAGTTTTATAGCATATAGCTTTTGCTATCTGCTCTGTTTTAACTGTGAACTGCAGCTGTCGCTGGTATTAATACAAGCTGTATTTCTGTACAGCTGTGAGGCGGGCCCTAGACAGGCACACAACTATTTAATGATCTCTTTTTACAATGCATTTCCTATTTATAAACTCTCCCTGCATCTGTCATATGCTCTCATTCAGTTCCCCTTCTAAGCTCTGAAAGCTTCTGAAAACATGCCACgctctgtttttatatatacccAATCCcagatttattatatacatacaagCGTCTCTTTCTGATAGGATTCCTTCACCATCTACTTCATATCTACTGTGAAAACCTACAACTTGCATTcacttgtatttatatataaatagttggtcacactttagtttggggaccagttctcgttattaactaactattagctgtgacttttgcctcaataaactcctaatttgctgcttattaatattcagtaaggtaattgttaagtttagttatCGGGtaagattaagggatctaaaatatggtcaagAATAAAATATAGTCAAGTACAATATAGTGTAGAAAAAcccattaatatgtgctttataagtaactaataaacagccaatatgctggtaatatgcatgctaataagaaactagtcaatagtgagaactgatccctaaactgaagtgttaccaaataattcaaacactttatttgaaggccttcactttttttcccttaaacCTATTTGTTCAGTGTTTTCATGACGTACCATCCTCAAAAGCAGTGTATTCCACTCTGTATGTGCCGTCACCCTTATCAGTGATATATGCGTCTGTGTTTGCGCCTGATGGATTGATGATGCGAATCTTAACACGATTTCCTCCTTTGGTCTTAGTCTGGGCTCGGGCATCCACAATGAAATGTGTTGTCACCTCCTTAAGGACCCCTTGagtgacagaaaaacagaacaataagTTATAACTGATAAAGGTAATTACAGAAAGCtgtcattaaagtttttaaatactaCCTCTGGGTTCAACTCCTGGTCCGTACACCTTAATCCCACTTGTGTCCACAGATGGCTCCACCTGAACACGTATGGGGCTCTTGGGCACCTGCTGACCTCCATATTTAATGGTGATGGTGTGTACGCCATGAAAGAGAGGGGTGTAGGTAACAGAGAATGTTCCATCATTGTTCTTTTGAATGCAAACTTCAGCTTGAGCCCCTGAATCCGACACAATCTCAATGGTGAGTTCAGCCTCCCCGGCTCTGCTGCAGTCCACTGTGAAAGTGGCCACCTCACCAGCTTTAGCCCGCTCCAGTCCGGGTCCACTCACAATAACTTTGCCAGCATCCAGAGCTGGTTTGACAACAGCTTTAAAAGGAGAGCCAGGGATATGAGCTTCCCCATAAAGGATGTTGATGTTGTAGTCTCCTGCCTCTGTGGGCAGGTAGACAACAGAGCAGGTTCCATCACCGTTGTCTTGGCACTCAATCTTAGCCTCACAGGGGCCTTCCAGTGTTACACCCAGACCACCAGCACCAGCTCCTTTTGTGTCTACAGTAAACCGTGCAGGCTGACCCACAATACCAACCTTAAGTCCTGGTCCATAGGCACGAACCTAGTGGGAAATGAATTGAGTGAAATGATAGAGATCATATAATATCTTCAATCTATCAAAATcttattgtttatttgtgaaaatcttagaactttattattattgtctaaaAAACATTGTGTTGTGACTGAATTTTGACTAATTGCTTTGTTCCTCTTTTggaagtcgttttggataaaaatcTTTTTCTAGATGCATATGTAgtctaaatgtaataataacaatagcctagtaataacaataaaataataataataataattactattattattattattattattattatattaatttataactataaatgagtgcacttaagacagtaaaatgattattgtaaaataattaatgaatgttttattgttttaaataaccttttacagatttggaaatgtgtttgtgtgctattcattcttaacatgaagacttattctggtgattttattatactaagCATTTTCCTCCAGAGTTTGATGCATGTAACAGGCTATACTggttactgttatttttaaataactaggGCTATTATAACATTGCATTCAGCCAGAGCGCAACTGAATGAAAATATAAcgtacattatttgttttgtattgcgTTTTCTAACTTCTCCTCTCGAAACTCTATTGTTTTTTGGAAAATTCAGGAATTTctccattttgaaaaataaagtttacCAAGCCATTTGCACCGCGCTCTTCTGTCACTTagcctaatattttattttggtgcgTTAAtctattaaattacatatatgaGACCATGATCCAAACtcacaaaatagtcttctttttagcatttattttaaattaataatcaataagATAAAACAAAGGTAACGTTTTTTTTATCctggtgattaatgtaaaatgGATTGTAAAAGCGTGCAAACGGATTA
The DNA window shown above is from Cyprinus carpio isolate SPL01 chromosome B25, ASM1834038v1, whole genome shotgun sequence and carries:
- the LOC109062869 gene encoding filamin-C-like isoform X1 — its product is MSNYTHLEDLPPQYYQGTDFGEEEEEEMPATEKELAEDAPWKKIQQNTFTRWCNEHLKCVNKSLTDLQRDLSDGLKLISLLEVLSQKKMYRKHHVRPNFRQMKLENVSVALEFLDRERIKLVSIDSKAIVDGNLKLILGLIWTLILHYSISMPMWDDEDDEDVKKLTPKQRLLGWIQNKVPELPINNFNKDWRDGKALGALVDNCAPGLCPDWQTWDPNKPVANAREAMQQADDWLGVPQVIAPEEIVDPDVDEHSVMTYLSQFPKAKLKPGAPLKPKQLCPKKAKAYGPGIEPHGNMVLKPAVFTVETLEAGLGEVIVYVEDPEGHTEEAKVVPNNDKKRTFSVTYVPKVEGPHKVKVLFAGQDIDKSPFMVNVGKALGDPKKVQARGPGLEPVGNVAHKPTYFDIYTAGAGAGDVSVVIVDPQNKNNTVEVLLENKGDNIFRCTYKPVQEGLHTIHVSFAGQPIPNSPFKVQVSEAHPKPSSGAPKQVLVLTKKASNANACRATGRGLQPKGVRVKEVADFTVFTKGAGTGELKVSVKGPGGVEVPVKVRDVGDGVYKCDYCPVKPGKYTVNITWGGQPIPRSPFEVEVSKEAGPQKVRAWGPGLKTGMVGKSADFVVEAIGTEVGSLGFSIEGPSQAKIECDDKGDGSCDVRYWPTEPGDYAVHVICDDEDIKDSPFMAHILPAANDVFPEKVKAFGPGLEPTGVIVNKSTQFTVDARQAGKGSLKIYAQDAEGCVIDIQITDKGDGTFVCTYVPTKPLKHTIIITWGEVNVPKSPFRVLVGEGCHPDKVKVFGPGVEKTGLKANEPTYFTVDCSEAGQGDISIGIKCAPGVVGPAEADIDFDIIKNDNDTFTVKYTPPGSGRYTIMVLFADQEIPNSPFKVKVDPSHDAGKVRAEGPGLNKTGVQVDIPTHFTIFTKGAGKAKPEVQFKTAAKGNAVKDFEIIDNHDYSYTVKYTALHQGEMAIMVTHGGDPIPKSPFMITVTPPLDLGKVKVQGLNEKVEVGKDQEFIVSTKGAGGEGKVNVTITSPSGRTIPCKLESDKTKEATCVKYIPPEEGHYKVDISYDGNPVPGSPFAVEGLMPADPSKVRAYGPGLKVGIVGQPARFTVDTKGAGAGGLGVTLEGPCEAKIECQDNGDGTCSVVYLPTEAGDYNINILYGEAHIPGSPFKAVVKPALDAGKVIVSGPGLERAKAGEVATFTVDCSRAGEAELTIEIVSDSGAQAEVCIQKNNDGTFSVTYTPLFHGVHTITIKYGGQQVPKSPIRVQVEPSVDTSGIKVYGPGVEPRGVLKEVTTHFIVDARAQTKTKGGNRVKIRIINPSGANTDAYITDKGDGTYRVEYTAFEDGLHLIEVFYDGVAVPKSPFKVSVVEGCDPTRVRAYGPGLEGGLVNKPNCFTVETRGAGMGGLGLTIEGASEAKMFCKDNKDGSCSVEYMPFTAGDYDININYGGQPIPGSPFRVQVKDVVDVSKVKCSGPGLANRVTAHVPQTFTVDSSKAGVAPLEVQLYGPKGTLEPVVVKNNRDGTYTVNYTPAQEGPHTVSVKYANQEVPNSPFKVNSAPTHDASKVRASGPGLDTKGVAASLPVEFTIDARDAGKGLLTVQILDPEGKPKKASIQDNRDGTYTVSYVPDMTGRYTITIKYGGDNIPYSPYNVQAFPTGDASKCLLTVSIGGQGVESLGPNIKIAEETFITVDAKAAGKGKVTCTVLTPNGMELDMDVTENPDGTFDIYYTAPEPGKYVITIRFGGQHIPKSPFQVMATDQPIVPKDATKPMFQPLNLVIPFTVQQGELRGEVRMPSGKKARPFIRDNKDGTVTVQFQPTERGLHEMDIKYDGNNIPGSPMQFYVDVMNSGMVTAYGPGLCHGTVNKPATFTVVTKNAGQGGLSLAVEGPSKAEISCKDNKDGTCTVSYLPTSPGDYNIIVKFDNSHIPGSPFTAKITGDDSLRRSQMNVGTAADVSLKITETDLSYLTASIKAPSGKEEPCLLKRLPNLHIGLSFTPKEVGEHEVSVRKSGKHVNNSPFKIMVGPSEIGEASRVKAFGKGLVEAHTFEVAEFFVDTRNAGYGGLGLSIEGPSKVDINCEDMEDGTCKVTYCPTEPGNYIINIKFTDKHIPGSPFTVKVTGEGRMKESITRKRQAASVASVGSACDLNLKIPGNWFQMLSAQERLTRTFTRSSHTYTRTERTEISKTHGGETKREVHVEESTQLGGDPFRDVFESFLGRERLGSFGALRQEADTEIQGMTAQVTSPGGNVADAEIVDSGNSTYRVRFVPAEMGSHTVNVKYRGEHVPGSPFQFTVGPLGEGGSHKVRAGGTGLERAVAKVPAEFSIWTREAGAGGLSIAIEGPSKAEISFEDRKDGSCGVIYIVQEPGDYEVSIKFNNEHIPDSPFIVPVATLSDDARRLTVTSLQEKDLKINQEASFAVQRNGARGVIDAKVHAPSGVIAECYVTEQDSDKNVICFIPRENGVHSIDVKFNGSHIPGSPFKVRVGEAESVGDPGMVTAFGPGLEGGRTGVPSEFVVNTCKAGSGALSVTIDGPSKVKMDCTECLEGYKVSYTPMAPGNYLICIKYGGPQHIVGSPFKAKVTGMRLSGGHSLHETSSVIVETVTKTSKMAGAFSSLSSSKSTSDASKVVCHGAGLSKAFVGQKNTFSVDCSKAGTNMLMVGVHGPRTPCEDVAVKHMGNKLYNVTYTVMEKGNYVVIVKWGDETVPGSPFHVSVP